A region from the Haloarcula limicola genome encodes:
- a CDS encoding mandelate racemase/muconate lactonizing enzyme family protein codes for MTVEPFSLPLASPLETAGGTIDERRGFVVRSDHRGETGVGEATPLPGWTESLDDCRTALDTASVADSGALRELDAAEVPAARHGAATAMLDADARADGLPLYRWFDADRRCRSIPANATVGDGTAEETVAAAAEAVESGFGCCKLKVGGRSVEEDVERVRAVREGIGEDVTLRADANGAWTRSEAESAFDRFASLGVEYVEQPLAADDLAGHADLRGGSVGVALDESLAQKRAGAVFDADAADVLILKPMVLGGPGDAYTLAMQARERGIEPVVTTTIDAVVARLAAVHVAAAIPDVAACGLATGDRLARDLAADPATVSDGQISVPRSAGLGVDPSEVRTDA; via the coding sequence ATGACTGTCGAACCGTTCTCGCTCCCGCTGGCGTCGCCGCTCGAAACCGCCGGCGGGACCATCGACGAGCGCAGGGGATTCGTGGTTCGGAGCGACCACCGCGGCGAGACCGGCGTCGGCGAGGCGACGCCGCTGCCCGGCTGGACGGAGTCGCTGGACGACTGCCGGACAGCGCTCGATACCGCCTCGGTGGCTGACTCCGGTGCGCTGCGCGAACTCGACGCCGCCGAAGTGCCAGCGGCCCGCCACGGGGCCGCCACCGCGATGCTGGACGCCGACGCGCGAGCCGACGGTCTTCCCCTCTATCGGTGGTTCGACGCCGACCGCCGCTGTCGGTCGATCCCGGCCAACGCCACCGTCGGCGACGGGACGGCCGAGGAGACCGTCGCGGCCGCAGCCGAAGCGGTCGAGTCGGGCTTCGGGTGCTGTAAGCTGAAAGTCGGCGGGCGCTCGGTCGAGGAAGACGTCGAGCGCGTCCGAGCGGTCAGAGAGGGAATCGGCGAGGACGTGACGCTCAGGGCCGACGCCAACGGCGCGTGGACCCGCTCGGAGGCCGAATCCGCGTTCGATCGCTTCGCGTCGCTCGGAGTCGAATACGTCGAACAGCCGCTCGCGGCCGACGACCTCGCCGGCCACGCGGACCTCCGCGGCGGGAGCGTCGGCGTCGCCCTCGACGAGTCGCTCGCTCAGAAACGCGCTGGGGCCGTCTTCGACGCCGACGCGGCGGACGTGTTGATTCTGAAACCGATGGTACTGGGCGGGCCGGGCGACGCCTACACGCTGGCGATGCAGGCCCGCGAGCGGGGTATCGAGCCGGTCGTGACGACCACCATCGACGCCGTCGTCGCTCGCCTCGCCGCGGTCCACGTCGCCGCGGCGATTCCCGACGTGGCGGCCTGCGGACTGGCGACGGGCGACCGACTCGCCCGCGACCTCGCGGCAGACCCGGCGACCGTCTCGGACGGGCAGATTTCCGTTCCCCGATCCGCTGGTCTCGGCGTCGACCCTTCGGAGGTGCGAACCGATGCGTGA
- a CDS encoding 1,4-dihydroxy-2-naphthoyl-CoA synthase yields MVSELFDPDRWEPVERFDFTDITYHRSTETGAVRIGFDRPEKRNAFRPETVDELSEALDHAKRLTDVGCVLITGNGPSPKDDGWAFCSGGDQSIRGESGYEYDDDAAIGDSDAPENVGRLHILEVQRQIRHIPKPVVAVVPGWAVGGGHSLHVVCDLTIASEEHAKFLQTDPDVGSFDGGFGSAYLARQVGQKKAREVFFLGKTYDAEEAAEMGMVNEAVPHEELEATAIEWAERMNEKSPTAMRMLKYAFNLDSDGMVGQQVFAGEATRLAYMTDEAQEGRDAFNEGREPDFDDTPWHY; encoded by the coding sequence ATGGTCTCAGAGCTATTCGATCCCGACCGCTGGGAACCCGTCGAGCGCTTCGACTTCACCGACATCACCTACCACCGCTCGACGGAGACGGGCGCGGTCCGCATCGGCTTCGACCGCCCCGAGAAGCGCAACGCCTTCCGCCCGGAGACAGTGGACGAACTCTCCGAGGCGCTGGATCACGCGAAGCGCCTCACCGACGTGGGCTGTGTCCTCATCACCGGTAACGGCCCCTCCCCCAAGGACGACGGATGGGCGTTCTGTTCCGGCGGCGACCAGAGCATTCGCGGCGAGAGCGGCTACGAGTACGACGACGACGCTGCTATCGGTGACTCCGACGCCCCCGAGAACGTCGGTCGCCTCCACATTCTGGAGGTCCAGCGCCAGATCCGCCACATCCCGAAACCCGTCGTCGCCGTCGTCCCCGGCTGGGCCGTCGGCGGCGGCCACTCGCTGCACGTCGTCTGTGACCTCACCATCGCCAGCGAGGAGCACGCGAAGTTCCTCCAGACCGACCCCGACGTCGGCTCCTTCGACGGCGGGTTCGGCTCGGCGTATCTCGCCCGACAGGTCGGCCAGAAGAAGGCCCGCGAGGTGTTCTTCCTCGGGAAGACCTACGACGCCGAGGAAGCCGCCGAGATGGGCATGGTCAACGAGGCCGTCCCGCACGAGGAGTTAGAGGCCACCGCCATCGAGTGGGCCGAGCGCATGAACGAGAAGTCGCCGACGGCGATGCGGATGCTGAAGTACGCCTTCAACCTGGATTCCGACGGCATGGTCGGCCAGCAGGTCTTCGCCGGCGAGGCGACCCGGCTCGCCTACATGACCGACGAGGCCCAGGAGGGCCGCGACGCCTTCAACGAGGGGCGAGAGCCGGACTTCGACGACACCCCGTGGCACTACTAA
- a CDS encoding S1C family serine protease gives MARSRRSVLASLAAAAGLSGCSGVVERLPDDGSALEERVRTAAEAAGDQVDGRDPPTEPFDEATRERASETGRQIRDSVVVLETDRRRGTGWAVGDGQIVTNAHVVLGAPSMSVETFDETTGTAERVGYYEDMRPDLALLETDVSVPTLSLGDSADLEYGDPLITVGHPGRLGKWLITLGRFYRRPRGIDWLLSTVPVQQGNSGGPLVTLDGDVVGVVSGSTTGGDRPDFSKNDTAFTELPETEGETTAVPEGTLEESLSEWR, from the coding sequence ATGGCCCGGTCACGCCGCTCGGTCCTCGCGTCGCTCGCCGCCGCGGCCGGACTCTCCGGTTGCTCCGGCGTCGTCGAACGACTCCCGGACGACGGCTCCGCGCTCGAAGAGCGAGTTCGAACGGCGGCGGAGGCGGCCGGCGATCAGGTCGACGGGAGAGACCCGCCGACCGAACCGTTCGACGAGGCGACGAGGGAACGGGCGTCCGAGACCGGACGGCAGATTCGCGATTCGGTCGTCGTCCTGGAGACCGACCGCCGGCGCGGGACGGGATGGGCGGTCGGCGACGGACAGATCGTCACGAACGCTCACGTCGTACTGGGCGCGCCGTCGATGTCCGTCGAGACGTTCGACGAGACGACCGGCACCGCGGAGCGAGTCGGCTACTACGAGGACATGCGGCCCGACCTCGCGCTCCTCGAAACCGACGTGTCGGTCCCGACGCTCTCGCTCGGCGACTCGGCCGACCTCGAGTACGGCGACCCGCTGATCACGGTCGGCCACCCGGGGCGACTCGGGAAGTGGCTCATCACGCTCGGGCGCTTCTATCGGCGACCCCGCGGCATCGACTGGCTGCTCTCGACGGTGCCGGTCCAGCAGGGCAACAGCGGCGGCCCGCTCGTCACCCTCGACGGGGACGTCGTCGGCGTCGTCTCGGGGAGCACGACCGGCGGCGACCGACCGGACTTCAGCAAGAACGACACGGCCTTCACCGAACTCCCGGAGACCGAGGGCGAGACGACGGCGGTCCCGGAGGGGACCCTCGAAGAGTCGCTCAGCGAGTGGCGATAG
- a CDS encoding 1,4-dihydroxy-2-naphthoate polyprenyltransferase — translation MSAATADVSKRKAWLMAARPQTLPAGAAPVVVGMGVAVHADVFAPIPALAALIGALLIQIGTNFANDYYDAVKGADTDDREGFTRVTAGGLIEPDAVKRAMILTYALAVVVGVYLVAIGGLPIVVVGLSGIAAGVLYTGGPFPYGYRGLGDLFVFVYFGLVAVTGTYYVQAVASMPAVGTFPMGLPAGSVTAAAITASLPAAGLSTAILVVNNVRDRETDMATGKKTLAVYLGYGWSRVEFLAVVGMAYVVPILFALDPEYGLWALAPLLSLPLAASVTKTVLTHTDGEALNPALERVGQTLFVHSLLFAAGLALPRFL, via the coding sequence ATGAGTGCAGCGACGGCAGACGTCTCGAAGCGGAAAGCGTGGCTCATGGCGGCCCGGCCACAGACGCTCCCCGCGGGGGCCGCGCCGGTCGTCGTCGGTATGGGGGTGGCCGTCCACGCGGACGTGTTCGCCCCGATTCCGGCGCTCGCGGCGCTGATCGGGGCGCTGCTCATCCAGATCGGGACGAACTTCGCCAACGACTACTACGACGCGGTGAAGGGCGCGGACACCGACGACCGCGAGGGCTTTACGCGCGTGACCGCCGGCGGCCTCATCGAACCCGACGCGGTCAAGCGAGCGATGATCCTCACCTACGCGCTGGCCGTCGTCGTCGGCGTCTACCTCGTCGCCATCGGCGGGTTACCCATCGTCGTCGTCGGTCTCTCGGGCATCGCTGCCGGCGTCCTCTACACCGGCGGCCCCTTCCCCTACGGCTACCGGGGACTGGGCGACCTGTTCGTCTTCGTCTACTTCGGGCTGGTCGCAGTGACGGGGACCTACTACGTGCAGGCGGTCGCGAGCATGCCCGCCGTCGGGACGTTCCCGATGGGCCTCCCCGCGGGCAGCGTCACCGCCGCGGCGATAACTGCGAGCCTCCCCGCCGCCGGCCTCTCGACGGCCATCCTCGTCGTCAACAACGTCCGCGACCGCGAGACGGACATGGCCACCGGAAAGAAGACGCTGGCCGTCTATCTCGGCTACGGCTGGAGCCGCGTCGAATTTCTCGCCGTCGTGGGCATGGCCTACGTCGTGCCGATCCTGTTCGCGCTCGACCCCGAGTACGGACTCTGGGCGCTCGCGCCGCTCCTCTCGCTCCCGCTTGCCGCATCGGTGACGAAGACGGTGCTGACCCACACCGACGGCGAGGCGCTGAACCCGGCGCTGGAACGCGTCGGCCAGACGCTGTTCGTCCACTCGCTGCTGTTCGCCGCCGGCCTCGCCCTCCCTCGATTCCTATGA
- the menD gene encoding 2-succinyl-5-enolpyruvyl-6-hydroxy-3-cyclohexene-1-carboxylic-acid synthase encodes MGYPNVNTLWAETLAEELAAGGVDAVCLSPGSRSTPLTVAFAEHPEIRTFSHLDERSAAFFALGRARRTGKPTPLVCTSGTAAANFHPAVIEADQSGVPMLLLTADRPPELTDSGANQTVDQEKLYGDAVRWYRDMPEPEAEPRKVRMLRTTAARSLAAATGSTPGPVHLNCRFRKPLEPTPVPDDDPEGVPDDWADGDRSAAEGRDGPFVRTEQGRPELPADEVVRVARAVEAADRGLLVAGPADDGLAPEALEKLAAATGFPVLADPLSDLRFGPHVDRLDAPVCGGYDAYLGSDAVASWADPDVVLRFGASPTSKPLRHSLRDSDCRQFVVDPAGGWTEAEFTASDLLVADPNATASALAERVTARGEASWRRRFAAAERAHWNAVEDALAPGERYWEGGVLADAARLAPDPTTLFVSNSMPVRDLDRFGRPRTANLTVLGNRGASGIDGITSTALGAGSATDDPLVLVTGDLAYYHDMNGLLALGRCGVDATIVLVNNDGGGIFGILPIAEHDTFESQFRTPHGLDFGPTGDLYGLEFRRVGDRAAFEEAFEKSVDSAGTQVIEIQFDSGESHDRREELTERSRRAIATR; translated from the coding sequence ATGGGGTATCCGAACGTCAACACGCTGTGGGCCGAGACGCTCGCGGAGGAACTCGCCGCCGGCGGCGTCGACGCGGTCTGTCTCTCGCCGGGCAGCCGCTCGACGCCGCTGACGGTCGCCTTCGCCGAACACCCCGAGATACGGACGTTCTCGCACCTCGACGAGCGCTCCGCGGCGTTCTTCGCGCTCGGTCGCGCGCGCCGGACGGGAAAGCCGACGCCGCTGGTCTGTACCTCCGGAACCGCCGCCGCGAACTTCCACCCGGCGGTGATCGAAGCCGATCAGTCCGGCGTGCCGATGCTCTTGCTCACGGCCGATCGGCCGCCGGAACTCACGGATAGCGGCGCGAACCAGACCGTCGACCAGGAGAAGCTGTACGGCGACGCGGTCCGCTGGTACCGGGACATGCCCGAGCCCGAGGCCGAACCCCGAAAGGTCAGGATGCTGCGAACCACCGCCGCTCGGTCGCTCGCCGCGGCGACCGGCAGTACTCCCGGCCCGGTCCACCTCAACTGCCGCTTTCGCAAACCGCTCGAACCGACGCCGGTTCCCGACGACGACCCGGAGGGCGTACCCGACGACTGGGCCGACGGCGACCGATCGGCCGCGGAGGGTCGGGACGGCCCGTTCGTCCGGACCGAGCAGGGGCGACCCGAACTGCCGGCCGACGAGGTCGTCCGCGTCGCTCGCGCCGTCGAGGCCGCCGACCGGGGGCTCCTCGTCGCCGGTCCGGCCGACGACGGCCTCGCGCCCGAAGCGCTCGAAAAGCTCGCGGCAGCCACCGGCTTCCCGGTCCTCGCGGACCCGCTGTCTGACCTCCGGTTCGGCCCGCACGTCGACCGCCTCGACGCGCCGGTCTGTGGCGGCTACGACGCCTACCTCGGGTCCGACGCCGTCGCGTCGTGGGCCGACCCCGACGTAGTGTTGCGCTTCGGCGCGTCGCCCACGTCCAAGCCGCTCCGGCACTCCCTCCGGGACTCGGACTGCCGCCAGTTCGTCGTCGACCCGGCGGGCGGGTGGACCGAAGCGGAGTTCACCGCCTCGGACCTGCTGGTCGCGGACCCGAACGCCACCGCGAGCGCTCTCGCGGAACGCGTGACGGCCCGCGGCGAGGCGTCGTGGCGGAGGCGGTTCGCCGCCGCGGAGCGCGCTCACTGGAACGCGGTCGAGGACGCGCTCGCGCCCGGCGAACGCTACTGGGAGGGCGGCGTGCTGGCCGACGCGGCCCGGCTCGCGCCCGACCCGACGACGCTGTTCGTCTCCAACAGCATGCCCGTCCGCGACCTGGACCGCTTCGGCCGCCCTCGAACCGCGAATCTCACCGTGCTGGGCAACCGCGGAGCCAGCGGGATCGACGGCATCACGTCGACGGCGCTCGGCGCTGGCAGCGCGACGGACGACCCGCTAGTGCTGGTGACCGGCGACCTCGCGTACTACCACGACATGAACGGGCTGCTCGCGCTGGGTCGCTGTGGCGTCGACGCGACCATCGTCCTCGTGAACAACGACGGCGGCGGCATCTTCGGTATCTTACCTATCGCGGAGCACGACACCTTCGAGTCGCAGTTCCGGACGCCACACGGGCTGGACTTCGGCCCGACGGGCGATCTCTACGGACTGGAGTTCCGCCGCGTCGGGGACCGAGCGGCGTTCGAAGAAGCGTTCGAGAAGTCGGTCGATAGCGCGGGCACGCAAGTCATCGAGATCCAGTTCGATTCCGGGGAGAGCCACGACCGGCGCGAGGAGCTGACCGAGCGCAGCCGCCGGGCTATCGCCACTCGCTGA
- a CDS encoding J domain-containing protein, which yields MSETFYEVLGVAEDATTDEIESAYRERLKETHPDVSDDADARVATRRLVEARDVLADEAERARYDRVGHAAYVGDGPEPGGSDVARAARNAGYGGGSEQSNRGASNTGDADRSVDETDGRARRRSGDRTRRERRASERVREERAERETVAGAASRTEVTAETGTAGAGTTETSATATTTSGTATDGTDTGATAAGAAGDRDGGVWNASAGYTVRESVEVSQRRVRLFPTGSELTMLGLMAVLYPALLFTTVMPGFPLYVNAIVGACGLLVVGYLQSMPRVALLVFGGWSLVTPLALLALDVGFLSIVGIVALCGTWLPFGFSVLTFSVLRL from the coding sequence ATGAGCGAGACGTTCTACGAGGTACTCGGCGTCGCCGAGGACGCGACGACCGACGAGATCGAATCGGCCTATCGGGAGCGCCTGAAGGAGACCCATCCCGACGTGAGCGACGACGCCGACGCTCGCGTCGCGACCCGCAGGCTCGTCGAAGCCCGCGACGTCCTCGCCGACGAGGCGGAGCGAGCGCGATACGACAGGGTCGGCCACGCCGCTTACGTCGGCGACGGGCCCGAGCCGGGCGGTAGCGACGTCGCTAGAGCGGCGCGGAACGCCGGCTACGGAGGGGGAAGCGAACAGTCGAACCGGGGGGCATCGAACACGGGCGACGCCGACCGTTCGGTCGACGAGACCGACGGGCGCGCTCGACGGCGGAGCGGCGACCGGACGCGACGCGAGCGGCGGGCGAGCGAACGCGTCCGCGAGGAGAGGGCCGAGCGAGAGACCGTCGCGGGGGCCGCGAGCCGAACCGAGGTTACGGCGGAGACGGGGACAGCGGGAGCGGGCACGACGGAGACGTCTGCTACTGCGACGACGACGAGCGGGACGGCGACAGACGGGACCGATACGGGCGCTACGGCCGCGGGAGCCGCCGGGGACCGCGATGGCGGCGTGTGGAACGCCTCCGCGGGATACACCGTTAGGGAGAGCGTCGAGGTCAGCCAGCGCCGCGTCCGTCTCTTTCCGACCGGGAGCGAACTGACGATGCTCGGGCTCATGGCCGTCCTCTACCCCGCGCTACTGTTCACCACGGTGATGCCGGGCTTTCCGCTCTACGTCAACGCCATCGTCGGCGCGTGCGGACTGCTGGTTGTCGGCTACCTCCAGTCGATGCCGCGCGTCGCGCTGCTCGTCTTCGGCGGCTGGAGCCTCGTCACGCCGCTGGCGCTGCTCGCGCTCGACGTCGGCTTCCTCTCCATCGTCGGGATCGTCGCGCTCTGTGGGACGTGGCTGCCCTTCGGATTCTCGGTGCTGACGTTCTCCGTCCTGCGGTTGTGA